One stretch of Urocitellus parryii isolate mUroPar1 chromosome 12, mUroPar1.hap1, whole genome shotgun sequence DNA includes these proteins:
- the LOC113198566 gene encoding small ribosomal subunit protein eS4, X isoform-like yields the protein MARGPKKHLKRVAAPKHWMLDKLTGVFAPRPSTGPHKLRECLPLIIFLRNRLKYALTGDEVKKICMQRFIKIDGKVRTDITYPAGFMDVISIDKTGENFRLIYDTKGRFAVHRITPEEAKYKLCKVRKIFVGTKGIPHLVTHDARTIRYPDPLIKVNDTIQIDLETGKITDFNKFDTGNLCMVTGGANLGRIGVITNRERHPGSFDVVHVKDAHGNSFATRLSNVFVIGKGNKPWISLPRGKGI from the coding sequence ATGGCTCGTGGTCCCAAGAAGCATCTGAAGCGGGTAGCAGCTCCAAAACACTGGATGCTGGATAAGTTGACTGGTGTGTTTGCTCCTCGTCCATCCACTGGTCCCCACAAGCTGAGAGAATGTCTTCCTCTCATCATTTTTCTAAGGAACAGACTTAAGTATGCCCTGACAGGAGATGAAGTAAAAAAGATTTGCATGCAACGCTTCATCAAGATTGATGGGAAAGTCCGAACCGATATCACCTACCCTGCCGGTTTTATGGATGTCATCAGCATTGATAAGACTGGAGAGAATTTCCGTCTGATCTATGACACCAAGGGTCGTTTTGCTGTTCATCGCATTACACCTGAGGAGGCCAAGTACAAGTTGTGCAAAGTGAGAAAGATATTTGTGGGCACAAAAGGAATCCCTCATCTGGTGACTCATGATGCTCGAACCATTCGATACCCTGATCCCCTAATCAAGGTGAATGATACCATTCAGATTGATTTGGAGACTGGCAAGATTACTGACTTCAATAAGTTTGACACTGGTAACCTGTGTATGGTGACCGGAGGTGCTAACTTGGGAAGAATTGGTGTGATTACCAACAGAGAGAGACATCCTGGCTCTTTTGACGTGGTTCATGTGAAAGATGCCCATGGCAACAGCTTTGCCACCCGGCTCTCCAACGTTTTTGTTATTGGCAAAGGCAACAAACCATGGATTTCTCTTCCCCGAGGAAAAGGAATCtga